Proteins encoded by one window of Anguilla rostrata isolate EN2019 chromosome 9, ASM1855537v3, whole genome shotgun sequence:
- the lim2.1 gene encoding lens intrinsic membrane protein 2.1 yields MYSFMGGGLFCAGVGNILLIVSTATDYWMQYRHSNNYMHQGLWRYCMPGKCFTHTDSIAYWDATRAFMILSLLACFIGIIIGIMAFIHYSSFDRFDKTFAAGILFFISCFFVLLAMAVYTGVTVNYYGKRYGSWRFSWSYIIGWVAVVLTFFSGIFYMCAYRMHECPRNSNAH; encoded by the exons ATGTACAGCTTCATGGGCGGAGGGCTATTCTGTGCAGGCGTAGGGAATATCCTCCTGATTGTTTCCACAGCAACAGATTACTGGATGCAGTACCGACACTCAAACAACTACATGCACCAGGGTTTATGGCGGTACTGTATGCCCGGAAAATGcttcacacatacagacagcatCG CCTACTGGGACGCCACCCGAGCTTTCATGATACTCTCCCTGCTGGCCTGCTTCATCGGAATCATCATTGGCATCATGGCCTTCATCCACTACTCCTCCTTCGACCGATTCGATAAGACCTTTGCTGCAGGCATACTGTTCTTCATCTCAT GCTTTTTTGTATTGCTGGCGATGGCGGTTTACACCGGCGTAACAGTAAATTACTACGGTAAACGATATGGGAGCTGGAGGTTCTCCTGGTCTTACATCATTGGCTGGGTGGCCGTGGTGCTCACCTTCTTTTCAG GAATATTCTATATGTGTGCCTATCGGATGCACGAATGCCCAAGGAACTCCAATGCCCATTAG